The proteins below come from a single Streptomyces tubercidicus genomic window:
- the smpB gene encoding SsrA-binding protein SmpB produces the protein MAKDKSKDKNPGRKLVAQHKKARHDYHILDTYECGLVLTGTEVKSLRQGRASLVDGFVQIDDNEAWLHNVHIPEYAQGTWTNHSARRKRKLLMHRVEIDKLESKSQETGYTIVPLALYFKDGRAKVEIALAKGKKEYDKRQTLREQQDRRETDRAISAARRRQRA, from the coding sequence ATGGCTAAGGACAAGAGCAAGGACAAGAACCCCGGGCGCAAGCTCGTGGCGCAGCACAAGAAGGCGCGGCACGACTACCACATTCTGGACACCTATGAGTGTGGCCTGGTGCTGACCGGCACCGAGGTGAAGTCGCTGCGGCAGGGCCGGGCGTCGCTGGTGGACGGTTTCGTCCAGATCGACGACAACGAGGCCTGGCTGCACAACGTACATATTCCGGAATACGCCCAGGGCACCTGGACGAATCACAGTGCGCGGCGCAAGCGGAAGCTGCTGATGCACCGCGTCGAGATCGACAAGCTGGAGTCCAAGAGCCAGGAGACGGGCTACACGATCGTGCCGCTGGCGCTCTATTTCAAGGACGGCCGGGCCAAGGTCGAGATCGCGCTGGCCAAGGGCAAGAAGGAGTACGACAAGCGGCAGACGCTCCGCGAGCAGCAGGACCGCCGCGAGACGGACCGGGCGATCTCCGCCGCCCGGCGCCGCCAGCGGGCCTGA
- a CDS encoding MFS transporter, with amino-acid sequence MILFLAARPVTAPPVRPAPRRRARFHPLARFRPLAPYRRIFAVPGTRAFTAANLLARLPMGMLSISAVLMIAGSRGSYALAGAVTATGLAATALAGPWTARLIDRHGQSRIAVPATALATLGSLSLLLCVHYGAPDWTLFASYAATATTPNTGGMSRARWAHLFRGDPAARHTANSFEQAADELCFLLGPLLATLLCTTLFPEAGTAAGAALLLTGVLLFASQRRTEPPVTTHTASHSPTRSPLRLPGLPPLLGTFLCTGAIFGSLEVVTLAYADAHGIRSAGGVLLALQAAGSGAAGLLYGALRPGRDRPGRRFLRCTAAMAALMLLPPLAATTDSPAVLAAALLLAGMATAPTMVTGMDLIQSRTPPGQLNEGMTLAVTALLSGIAAGSAGGGWAVDHLAGAGTAYAVPAAAAALALTVTLLTHRARPGRRVPAL; translated from the coding sequence ATGATCCTCTTCCTCGCCGCCCGGCCAGTGACGGCCCCTCCCGTACGCCCGGCCCCGCGCCGCCGCGCACGCTTCCACCCGCTCGCACGCTTCCGCCCGCTCGCGCCCTACCGGCGGATCTTCGCCGTCCCGGGCACCCGCGCCTTCACGGCCGCCAACCTGCTGGCCCGGCTGCCTATGGGGATGCTCAGCATCAGCGCGGTCCTGATGATCGCCGGATCGCGCGGCTCGTACGCTCTGGCCGGGGCGGTCACCGCGACCGGGCTGGCGGCGACGGCGCTGGCCGGGCCCTGGACCGCCCGGCTGATCGACCGCCACGGGCAGTCCCGTATCGCCGTCCCCGCCACCGCGCTCGCCACCCTCGGCTCGCTCTCCCTCCTCCTCTGCGTCCACTACGGCGCCCCGGACTGGACCCTCTTCGCCTCCTACGCCGCCACCGCGACCACCCCCAATACGGGCGGCATGTCCCGCGCCCGCTGGGCCCACCTCTTCCGCGGCGATCCGGCCGCCCGCCACACCGCCAACTCCTTCGAACAGGCCGCCGACGAGCTGTGCTTCCTGCTCGGACCACTGCTCGCCACCCTGCTGTGCACCACCCTCTTCCCGGAGGCGGGCACCGCGGCAGGCGCTGCCCTCCTCCTGACCGGCGTACTGCTCTTCGCCTCCCAGCGCCGCACCGAACCCCCGGTCACCACCCACACCGCCAGCCACTCCCCCACCCGCTCCCCTCTGCGCCTCCCCGGCCTCCCGCCCCTCCTGGGCACCTTCCTCTGCACCGGCGCGATCTTCGGCTCCCTGGAGGTGGTCACCCTCGCCTACGCGGACGCCCACGGCATCCGCTCCGCCGGTGGCGTCCTGCTCGCCCTCCAGGCGGCCGGGTCCGGCGCGGCCGGTCTGCTCTACGGCGCACTGCGGCCGGGCCGGGACCGCCCCGGCCGCCGCTTCCTCCGCTGCACCGCGGCGATGGCGGCCCTGATGCTGCTCCCGCCGCTCGCCGCCACGACGGACAGCCCGGCGGTGCTGGCCGCCGCCCTCCTCCTGGCCGGTATGGCCACCGCCCCGACCATGGTCACCGGCATGGACCTGATCCAGTCACGGACACCGCCCGGACAGCTCAACGAGGGCATGACACTCGCCGTGACCGCCCTGCTCAGCGGTATCGCGGCCGGTTCGGCGGGCGGCGGCTGGGCGGTCGACCACCTGGCCGGTGCGGGCACGGCCTACGCGGTGCCCGCCGCCGCGGCCGCCCTCGCGCTGACCGTCACCCTGCTCACGCACCGCGCGCGGCCGGGCCGCCGAGTCCCCGCCCTGTGA
- a CDS encoding LysR family transcriptional regulator produces MPYDTDPRLLRAFCAVAEELHFTRAAARLYVAQQALSRDIRRLERELGAALFVRSTRRVTLTADGERLLPYARRVLAAQDELAAAFRAAPERPLLVDVSVPIGTAHGVLEAARERVPDSCELVARFHSGLTGAAAEMAAGRLDVSFGRIAALPPAVRDGLDHQPVRLEPMAVLLRDDHPLAARPTVPLADLAGETLYTAAGNPQTVEWTDLAERLFAGRGIVAAEPFPEIEGSQEFVRVVRKRGWSVLASVEFMAVPGMVLRPLVDPVPLSPVSLVWRRGLRHPGLDALRAAARELAERHAWLALPGNAWWLPEADTRVMGVDG; encoded by the coding sequence ATGCCGTACGACACCGATCCGCGACTGCTGCGCGCGTTCTGCGCCGTCGCCGAGGAGCTGCACTTCACCCGGGCCGCCGCCCGGCTGTACGTCGCCCAGCAGGCGCTGAGCCGCGATATCCGGCGGCTGGAGCGGGAGTTGGGCGCCGCGCTGTTCGTACGGAGTACCCGCCGGGTCACGCTGACGGCCGACGGGGAGCGGCTGCTGCCGTACGCGCGGCGGGTGCTGGCCGCGCAGGACGAGCTGGCCGCCGCGTTCCGGGCCGCGCCGGAGCGGCCGCTGCTGGTCGATGTGAGCGTCCCGATCGGGACCGCCCACGGGGTGCTGGAGGCGGCCAGGGAGCGGGTGCCGGACAGCTGTGAGCTGGTCGCCCGCTTCCACAGCGGGCTGACGGGCGCGGCGGCCGAGATGGCGGCCGGGCGGCTCGATGTCTCCTTCGGCCGGATCGCGGCGCTGCCGCCCGCCGTACGGGACGGTCTCGACCATCAGCCGGTGCGGCTGGAGCCGATGGCGGTCCTGCTGCGTGACGATCATCCGCTGGCCGCCCGCCCCACCGTCCCGTTGGCGGACCTGGCGGGCGAGACGCTCTATACGGCGGCCGGCAATCCGCAGACCGTGGAGTGGACCGACCTGGCCGAGCGGCTGTTCGCCGGGCGTGGGATCGTGGCGGCCGAGCCGTTCCCGGAGATCGAGGGCTCGCAGGAGTTCGTGCGGGTGGTGCGCAAGCGGGGGTGGTCGGTGCTGGCGAGCGTGGAGTTCATGGCGGTGCCGGGGATGGTGCTGCGGCCGCTGGTGGACCCCGTACCGCTCTCGCCGGTGTCTTTGGTGTGGCGGCGCGGACTGCGGCATCCGGGACTGGACGCGCTGCGGGCGGCCGCGCGGGAACTGGCCGAGCGGCACGCCTGGTTGGCGCTGCCCGGGAATGCATGGTGGCTCCCGGAGGCGGACACACGAGTGATGGGCGTGGACGGGTGA
- a CDS encoding DUF4232 domain-containing protein, with protein sequence MRRRSLLAAGAAALTLTVTAGLALTGCGSPRMAALHANCTTKGLRWKVTVLKKQPRAKHREARLSVVNKGADPCVFRGFPAFEVHLGKGPQSDARGHGRALPIDLPRGGRVTAGLRYRDCPEGWQMNEPVAVTNDTAVVSAPHDYPGRQAVVARDEKGKRLRMNICTDTIWMGPPREAAE encoded by the coding sequence GTGCGACGGCGTTCACTTCTCGCGGCGGGTGCCGCCGCGCTGACCTTGACCGTGACGGCCGGCCTGGCCCTGACCGGCTGTGGCTCGCCGCGGATGGCGGCGCTGCACGCCAACTGCACGACCAAGGGCCTGCGGTGGAAGGTCACGGTCCTCAAGAAGCAGCCGCGCGCCAAGCACCGCGAGGCCCGGCTGTCCGTCGTCAACAAGGGCGCGGACCCGTGTGTGTTCCGCGGCTTCCCGGCCTTCGAGGTCCATCTGGGCAAGGGGCCGCAGTCCGACGCCCGGGGGCACGGCCGGGCCCTGCCGATAGACCTGCCGCGCGGCGGCCGGGTCACGGCCGGTCTGCGCTACCGGGACTGCCCCGAGGGCTGGCAAATGAACGAGCCCGTGGCCGTCACGAATGACACCGCCGTGGTGTCCGCACCGCACGACTACCCGGGCCGCCAGGCGGTCGTGGCCCGGGACGAGAAGGGCAAGCGGCTCCGGATGAACATCTGCACGGACACCATCTGGATGGGCCCGCCGCGCGAAGCCGCCGAGTAG
- a CDS encoding DUF397 domain-containing protein: MTHLTWFKSSHSGDEGGACLEVAYDWRKSTYSGDEGGNCLEVAYDWHKSSHSSDEGGNCVEVAAHPATIHVRDSKDPEGPHLDFAPGAWAAFTSFAVRASDGATAR, translated from the coding sequence ATGACCCACCTGACATGGTTTAAGTCGAGCCACAGCGGCGACGAGGGCGGCGCCTGCCTAGAAGTGGCCTACGACTGGCGCAAGTCCACCTACAGCGGCGACGAAGGCGGCAACTGTCTGGAAGTCGCCTACGACTGGCACAAGTCGAGCCACAGCAGCGATGAAGGCGGCAACTGCGTAGAGGTAGCCGCCCACCCCGCCACCATCCACGTCCGCGACTCCAAGGACCCCGAGGGCCCGCACCTCGACTTCGCGCCGGGGGCCTGGGCGGCGTTCACCTCGTTCGCCGTACGCGCCTCCGACGGGGCAACGGCCCGCTAG
- a CDS encoding DUF5753 domain-containing protein — translation MQQPKKPKKRHSAAMEVIGAQLAMYRLKAGYTQHSLSEQTTASEETIASVEQGRRALMPHLAMEFDQLLSTGGALAMGVTKLPPKEKYSIWAEEFIEYEKQAISLSCYEQGVLPGLLQTERYARATFRSKIPHVDEETVERRVTARLERQQLLHKSDPVIASFVFSEAVVVSKLGGREVMREQISHLRTCAELDGVSLQILPLSREHHAGLAGPFVVLETLDHEHLAYTEAQRSSVLISDPDEVSILAQKYGMLRMQALDAEESMGLLDQLLGER, via the coding sequence ATGCAGCAGCCAAAGAAGCCCAAGAAGCGGCACTCCGCAGCAATGGAAGTCATCGGCGCACAACTCGCGATGTACCGCCTCAAAGCCGGATACACCCAGCACAGCCTCAGCGAACAGACCACCGCCTCCGAAGAGACCATCGCCTCCGTCGAGCAGGGCAGGCGCGCCCTGATGCCACACCTGGCAATGGAGTTCGATCAACTCCTGAGCACGGGCGGGGCGTTGGCGATGGGGGTGACGAAGCTGCCACCGAAGGAGAAGTATTCGATCTGGGCCGAGGAGTTCATCGAGTATGAGAAGCAGGCCATTTCGCTCTCTTGTTACGAGCAGGGAGTACTCCCGGGCCTGCTCCAGACCGAGCGCTACGCGCGCGCCACGTTCCGCAGCAAGATTCCGCATGTCGACGAGGAGACCGTGGAGCGGCGGGTTACGGCACGGCTGGAACGCCAGCAACTCCTGCACAAGTCCGATCCCGTCATCGCCAGCTTCGTCTTTTCCGAGGCCGTCGTGGTGAGCAAACTCGGGGGCCGGGAGGTCATGCGGGAGCAGATTTCCCACCTGCGCACCTGTGCAGAACTCGACGGGGTCTCACTGCAGATCCTGCCGCTGAGCCGCGAACATCACGCCGGACTCGCCGGACCGTTCGTAGTGCTGGAAACCCTCGATCACGAACACCTGGCCTACACCGAGGCACAACGCAGCAGCGTGCTGATTTCGGACCCGGACGAGGTCAGCATCCTCGCTCAGAAGTATGGAATGCTGCGAATGCAGGCCCTGGACGCAGAGGAAAGCATGGGCCTGCTGGACCAGCTGCTAGGAGAGCGATGA
- a CDS encoding nitrate/nitrite transporter, whose translation MTAAAAETRSESPERRGGRWIERWDPEDEGFWRETGERIARRNLVFSVLSEHIGFSVWSLWSVMVLFMGPEYGIAPAEKFFLVAVPTLVGGVLRVPYTFAVARFGGRNWTVISAAMLLVPTVGAAVVLEPGTSYTTFLLVAALAGVGGGNFASSMTNINSFYPLRKKGWALGMNAGGGNIGVPVIQLLGLLVIGTAGAAHPRIVLAVYVPLIVVAAVCAALFMDNLAPVTHDTGAARDAAREPHTWVMSLLYLGTFGSFIGYSFAFGLVLQNQFARTPLQAASLTFIGPLLGSLIRPVGGRLADRFGGARITLGNFAAMGLATGVVIYASAVRSLPVFLVGFIALFVLSGLGNGSTYKMIPGIFQAQAVRRGLAGEEAAAYGRRLSGAAMGLIGAVGALGGLVINLAFRQSFLVAGSGTPAFVSFLGCYVVCGAVTWAVYLRPAGRARRTARAVEAAPAEEGRRPVYAEV comes from the coding sequence ATGACGGCCGCGGCAGCAGAGACCCGTAGTGAGAGCCCTGAGCGGAGGGGCGGACGGTGGATCGAGCGCTGGGATCCGGAGGACGAGGGGTTCTGGCGGGAGACGGGGGAGCGGATCGCGCGGCGGAATCTGGTGTTCTCCGTGCTCTCCGAGCACATCGGGTTCTCGGTCTGGAGCCTGTGGTCGGTGATGGTGCTGTTCATGGGGCCGGAGTACGGGATCGCGCCGGCCGAGAAGTTCTTCCTGGTGGCGGTGCCGACGCTGGTGGGCGGGGTGCTGCGGGTGCCGTACACCTTCGCGGTGGCGCGGTTCGGCGGGCGGAACTGGACGGTGATCAGTGCGGCGATGCTGCTGGTGCCGACGGTGGGGGCGGCGGTGGTGCTGGAGCCGGGGACCTCGTATACGACGTTCCTGCTGGTCGCGGCGCTGGCGGGGGTCGGGGGCGGGAACTTCGCCTCGTCGATGACCAACATCAACTCCTTCTATCCGCTGCGGAAGAAGGGCTGGGCGCTGGGGATGAACGCCGGGGGCGGGAACATCGGGGTGCCGGTGATTCAGCTGCTGGGGCTGCTGGTGATCGGGACCGCGGGGGCCGCGCATCCGCGGATCGTGCTGGCCGTTTATGTGCCGCTGATCGTGGTCGCGGCAGTGTGTGCGGCGCTGTTCATGGACAACCTGGCGCCGGTGACGCATGACACCGGGGCGGCGCGTGATGCCGCCCGGGAGCCGCACACCTGGGTGATGTCGCTGCTGTACCTCGGCACCTTCGGGTCGTTCATCGGCTACAGCTTCGCGTTCGGTCTGGTGCTGCAGAACCAGTTCGCGCGAACGCCGCTCCAGGCGGCGTCGCTGACCTTCATCGGGCCGCTGCTGGGGTCGCTGATCCGGCCGGTCGGCGGGCGGCTGGCGGACCGTTTCGGGGGCGCCCGGATCACCCTGGGCAACTTCGCGGCGATGGGGCTGGCCACCGGGGTGGTCATCTACGCGTCGGCGGTGCGGTCGCTGCCGGTGTTCCTGGTGGGGTTCATCGCGCTGTTCGTGCTGTCGGGGCTCGGCAACGGCTCCACGTACAAGATGATTCCGGGGATTTTCCAGGCCCAGGCGGTGCGGCGCGGGCTGGCGGGGGAGGAGGCCGCGGCCTACGGGCGGCGGCTGTCCGGGGCGGCGATGGGGCTGATCGGGGCGGTGGGCGCGCTCGGCGGGCTGGTCATCAACCTCGCGTTCCGGCAGTCGTTCCTGGTGGCGGGGTCGGGGACGCCGGCGTTCGTGTCGTTCCTCGGCTGCTATGTGGTGTGCGGGGCGGTGACCTGGGCCGTATACCTGCGGCCTGCGGGCCGGGCGCGGCGTACGGCGCGGGCGGTGGAGGCGGCTCCGGCGGAGGAGGGGCGGCGGCCGGTGTACGCGGAGGTGTGA
- a CDS encoding uroporphyrinogen-III synthase has translation MYEQQQEHGGEREPTAPELGAGAGAGPAVRPLDGFTVGVTAARRAEELGALLERRGAQVLHAPALRIVPLPDDTELLAVTRDLIEHVPDIVIATTAIGFRGWIEAAEGWGLGESLLDRLTGVELLARGPKVRGAIRAAGLTEKWSPASESMAEVLDRLLAEGVAGRRVALQLHGEPLPGFVEALRAGGAEVVGVPVYRWMPPEDIGPVDRLLDAVTGRGLDAVTFTSAPAAASLLRRAGERGIREEVLAALRGEVLPVCVGPVTAVPLQAEDVPTLQPERFRLGPLVQLLCRELPGRVRPLPVAGRRLEIRGHAVVLDGELRPVPPAGMALLRALARRPGWVVSRADLLRALPGAGRDEHAVETAMARLRVALGAPKLIQTVVKRGYRLSLDPRAETDKYGGE, from the coding sequence ATGTACGAGCAGCAGCAGGAGCACGGCGGTGAGCGGGAGCCGACGGCACCGGAATTGGGGGCGGGGGCCGGTGCGGGTCCGGCCGTCCGTCCGCTGGACGGGTTCACCGTCGGGGTGACCGCGGCCCGGCGGGCGGAGGAGCTGGGCGCGCTGCTGGAACGCCGGGGCGCGCAGGTGCTGCATGCGCCCGCGCTGCGGATCGTGCCGCTGCCCGATGACACCGAGCTGCTCGCGGTGACCCGGGATCTGATCGAGCACGTACCGGACATCGTCATCGCCACTACGGCGATCGGCTTCCGCGGCTGGATCGAGGCCGCGGAGGGCTGGGGTCTGGGCGAGTCGCTGCTGGACCGGCTGACCGGGGTGGAGCTGCTGGCGCGCGGGCCCAAGGTGCGGGGCGCCATCCGGGCCGCCGGGCTGACCGAGAAGTGGTCACCGGCCTCCGAGTCGATGGCCGAGGTGCTGGACCGGCTGCTGGCCGAGGGCGTCGCCGGGCGGCGGGTGGCCCTCCAGCTGCACGGGGAGCCGCTGCCGGGGTTCGTGGAGGCGCTGCGGGCGGGCGGTGCGGAGGTCGTCGGCGTCCCCGTCTACCGCTGGATGCCGCCGGAGGACATCGGGCCGGTCGACCGGCTGCTGGACGCGGTGACCGGGCGCGGGCTGGACGCGGTGACCTTCACCAGCGCGCCGGCCGCCGCGTCGCTGCTGCGCCGGGCCGGGGAGCGCGGCATCCGGGAGGAGGTGCTGGCGGCGCTGCGGGGGGAGGTGCTGCCGGTGTGCGTGGGGCCGGTGACGGCGGTGCCGCTGCAAGCGGAGGATGTGCCCACGCTGCAGCCGGAGCGCTTCCGGCTCGGGCCGCTGGTGCAGCTGCTGTGCCGGGAACTCCCGGGCCGGGTGCGGCCGTTGCCGGTGGCCGGGCGGCGGCTGGAGATCCGTGGGCACGCGGTGGTGCTGGACGGGGAGCTGCGGCCGGTGCCGCCGGCCGGGATGGCGCTGCTGCGCGCGCTGGCGCGCCGTCCCGGCTGGGTGGTCTCCCGTGCGGACCTGCTGCGGGCGCTGCCCGGCGCGGGCCGCGACGAGCATGCGGTGGAGACCGCGATGGCCCGGCTGCGCGTGGCGCTGGGCGCGCCCAAGCTGATCCAGACGGTGGTCAAGCGGGGGTACCGGCTGTCGTTGGATCCGCGGGCGGAGACGGACAAGTACGGCGGGGAGTAG
- a CDS encoding class I SAM-dependent methyltransferase — MSRKSLLINRSGLTHKVGYALRHPGRITPYVKRSTRDAWLRLKHPGHVAYYRAVMASDAARNPEAAVGSRSHERWLALGEMQFNYLAEHGLAPGHRMLDIGCGNLRAGWRFIAYLDTGNYYGIDISPDILISAKQTLTTYELQDKLPHLTITQDLKLEFLPSAHFDVVHAHSVFSHSPLDVIDECLAHVGRILAPGGFFDFTFDRTEGAEHQVLREDFYYRTETLLQLARKHGLEARFMDDWEKRPHGQSKIRVNNPA, encoded by the coding sequence ATGTCGCGCAAGTCCCTGCTCATCAACCGCTCCGGCCTCACGCACAAGGTCGGCTACGCGCTCCGCCACCCGGGCCGGATCACCCCGTACGTCAAGCGCAGCACCCGCGACGCCTGGCTGCGCCTCAAGCACCCCGGCCACGTGGCGTACTACCGGGCGGTGATGGCCTCCGACGCCGCCCGCAACCCGGAGGCCGCGGTCGGCAGCCGCAGCCATGAACGCTGGCTGGCGCTGGGCGAGATGCAGTTCAACTACCTGGCCGAGCACGGCCTGGCGCCCGGCCACCGGATGCTGGACATCGGCTGCGGCAATCTGCGCGCCGGCTGGCGCTTCATCGCCTACCTGGACACCGGCAACTACTACGGCATCGACATCTCGCCGGACATCCTGATCTCCGCCAAGCAGACCCTGACGACCTACGAACTCCAGGACAAACTGCCGCACTTGACGATCACGCAGGACCTGAAGCTGGAGTTCCTGCCGTCCGCCCACTTCGACGTCGTCCACGCACACAGCGTCTTCTCGCACTCACCGCTCGACGTCATCGACGAGTGCCTCGCCCATGTCGGCCGGATCCTGGCCCCCGGCGGCTTCTTCGACTTCACCTTCGACCGCACCGAGGGCGCCGAACACCAGGTGCTGCGCGAGGACTTCTACTACCGGACCGAGACCCTGCTCCAGCTGGCCCGCAAGCACGGCCTGGAGGCGCGCTTCATGGACGACTGGGAGAAGCGGCCGCACGGTCAGTCGAAGATCCGGGTGAACAACCCGGCGTAG
- a CDS encoding CGNR zinc finger domain-containing protein, with the protein MATPCGLRFDCGRICLDLAATTDGAAAERLTGPDQLRAWLTGTGLVPYGTPLDGVDGRWLGGFRALRELLLRVVHDELRGRAAEADLALLNSAAAAGQPPAPRAVRAADGTLARALPGPPECAGLLAAVARDAIGLLTDASARAQLRQCEGESCTLVYLDTSRGRRRRWCSSEVCGNRERVARHRRRTMGLRERSGGTAAGPAPAAGPAPAAAPVTAAEKFSAGR; encoded by the coding sequence ATGGCGACGCCTTGCGGGCTGCGGTTCGACTGCGGGCGGATCTGCCTGGACCTGGCGGCCACCACGGACGGCGCCGCCGCCGAACGCCTCACCGGCCCGGACCAGTTGCGGGCCTGGCTGACCGGCACGGGCCTGGTCCCGTACGGCACCCCGCTGGACGGTGTCGACGGCCGCTGGCTCGGCGGCTTCCGCGCGCTGCGGGAACTGCTGCTCCGGGTGGTGCACGACGAGCTGCGGGGCCGGGCGGCCGAGGCCGATCTGGCGCTGCTCAACTCCGCGGCCGCCGCCGGGCAGCCGCCCGCCCCCCGCGCCGTACGCGCCGCCGACGGCACCCTGGCCCGCGCCCTGCCCGGCCCGCCCGAGTGCGCCGGACTGCTGGCAGCCGTGGCCAGGGACGCGATCGGGCTGCTCACGGACGCGTCGGCCCGTGCGCAGCTGCGGCAGTGCGAGGGCGAGAGCTGCACCCTGGTCTACCTGGACACCTCGCGGGGCCGCCGCCGTCGTTGGTGCTCCAGCGAAGTGTGCGGCAACCGGGAGCGGGTGGCGCGGCACCGGAGGCGGACGATGGGGCTCCGGGAGCGGTCCGGGGGCACCGCGGCGGGGCCCGCCCCGGCCGCTGGTCCCGCCCCCGCCGCGGCTCCCGTCACCGCCGCGGAAAAGTTTTCCGCCGGCCGCTGA
- a CDS encoding sigma-70 family RNA polymerase sigma factor: MRKDAVVADRTTPEEELMRALYDDHAGPLLAFVLRLVAGDRHRAEDVVQETLVRAWRNADQLQRATGSIRPWLVTVARRIVIDGHRSRKARPQEVDATPLETMPAADVIDRALRLMTISEALSDLSQAHREALVETYFKERTVNEAAEVLRVPAGTVRSRVFYALRSLKLSLEERGVTE, translated from the coding sequence GTGCGTAAGGATGCCGTCGTGGCAGACAGGACGACACCTGAAGAGGAGCTCATGCGAGCCCTCTATGACGATCACGCGGGCCCGCTTCTCGCCTTCGTCCTGCGGCTGGTGGCGGGCGACCGGCATCGTGCCGAGGACGTGGTGCAGGAGACGCTGGTGCGCGCCTGGCGCAACGCCGACCAGCTCCAGCGGGCGACCGGCTCGATCCGGCCCTGGCTGGTGACGGTCGCCCGGCGGATCGTGATCGACGGGCACCGCAGCCGGAAGGCCCGTCCCCAAGAGGTCGACGCGACCCCGCTGGAGACCATGCCCGCCGCCGATGTGATCGACCGCGCACTGCGCCTGATGACGATCTCCGAGGCGCTGAGCGACCTGAGCCAGGCCCACCGAGAGGCCCTCGTGGAGACGTACTTCAAGGAGCGTACGGTCAACGAGGCAGCGGAGGTGCTGCGCGTGCCGGCCGGAACCGTGCGGTCCCGGGTGTTCTACGCGCTGCGCTCCCTGAAGCTCTCGCTTGAGGAACGAGGAGTGACGGAGTGA
- a CDS encoding anti-sigma factor family protein gives MIPPTQPDRHSDVGAYVLGVLDAADADRFEAHLVGCERCAAELEELMALTPVLAEFQQSAPTPETITAVPGRRVLDGLLGEVGATRRRRGRRRLFLVAAAVVLIVGGPLATFALKGDGDGGKAPAPPLANAVRAQYAAGEKVTSVDPDTKVSAGVSMAARPWGTQVVLELANVKGPLSCDLVAVGKDGKRQTLTTWAVPKGGYGIPDSPAKWNREPLYAMGGAALNRGDIDHFEVNTLDGKRLATVKA, from the coding sequence GTGATCCCGCCCACGCAGCCGGACCGGCACAGCGACGTCGGCGCCTATGTGCTGGGCGTCCTGGACGCCGCCGACGCGGACCGGTTCGAGGCGCATCTTGTCGGCTGTGAACGGTGCGCGGCCGAGCTGGAGGAGCTGATGGCGCTGACGCCGGTGCTCGCCGAGTTCCAGCAGTCCGCCCCCACCCCCGAGACGATCACGGCCGTCCCCGGGCGCCGGGTGCTGGACGGGCTGCTCGGCGAGGTCGGTGCCACCCGCCGCAGGCGCGGCCGCCGTCGGCTGTTCCTGGTCGCCGCGGCCGTCGTACTGATCGTCGGCGGGCCGCTCGCCACCTTCGCCCTCAAGGGCGACGGGGACGGCGGCAAGGCGCCGGCGCCGCCGCTGGCGAACGCCGTCCGGGCCCAGTACGCCGCGGGCGAGAAGGTCACCTCCGTCGACCCCGACACCAAGGTCTCGGCGGGCGTCTCGATGGCCGCCCGGCCCTGGGGCACCCAGGTCGTCCTGGAACTCGCCAACGTCAAGGGGCCGCTGAGCTGCGACCTGGTCGCCGTCGGCAAGGACGGCAAGCGGCAGACCCTCACCACCTGGGCGGTCCCCAAGGGCGGCTACGGCATCCCGGACAGCCCCGCGAAGTGGAACCGCGAGCCCCTCTACGCGATGGGCGGAGCGGCCCTCAACCGCGGCGACATCGACCACTTCGAGGTCAACACACTGGACGGCAAGCGGCTGGCCACGGTCAAGGCGTGA